From Vitis vinifera cultivar Pinot Noir 40024 chromosome 5, ASM3070453v1, the proteins below share one genomic window:
- the LOC104877443 gene encoding receptor-like protein EIX2, with the protein MMLFSFLKLFPLIGHDYENLMLVIKGKESEYGSILKFVQSIDLSSNNLSGSIPTEISSFFGLEFLNLSCNNLMGTIPEKMGRMKALESLDLSRNHLSGEIPQSMKNLSFLSHLNLSYNNFSGRIPSSTQLQSLDAISYIGNAELCGAPLTKNCTEDEDFQGIDVIDENEEGSEIPWFYIGMGLGFIVGFWGVCGALLFKKAWRHAYFQFFYHVKDWVYVAIARRLNRLQNNLRVP; encoded by the coding sequence ATGatgcttttttcctttttaaaacttttcccCTTGATAGGACACGACTATGAGAATCTAATGTTGGTCATCAAAGGGAAGGAATCAGAGTACGGGAGCATTCTAAAATTTGTTCAGAGCATAGATCTTTCGAGTAATAATTTGTCGGGATCAATCCCTACTGAAATCTCAAGTTTTTTTGGATTGGAATTTTTGAACTTATCTTGCAATAATTTGATGGGAACCATACCGGAGAAAATGGGACGCATGAAGGCCTTAGAATCTCTGGATCTCTCGAGAAACCATCTCTCAGGTGAAATTCCTCAAAGCATGAAGAATTTATCATTTCTTAGTCACTTGAATCTATcatacaacaatttttcgggAAGAATTCCATCAAGCACACAACTTCAAAGCTTAGATGCTATTAGCTACATTGGCAATGCTGAGCTTTGTGGAGCCCCTCTGACAAAAAATTGCACAGAAGACGAAGACTTTCAAGGTATAGACGTGattgatgaaaatgaagaaggCTCTGAAATCCCATGGTTCTACATTGGCATGGGACTTGGGTTCATTGTAGGCTTTTGGGGAGTTTGTGGTGCTCTTTTATTCAAGAAAGCTTGGAGGCATGcttatttccaatttttttaccatGTTAAAGACTGGGTGTATGTGGCCATAGCGAGAAGGTTGAACCGGCTCCAGAATAATTTGAGG